In the genome of Actinomadura graeca, one region contains:
- a CDS encoding class E sortase, which produces MRVIIRGMGELCITAGLVLMLFVMYELWGTGQYTRAQQDRLGRELAKTWTSSAVTTEKVRLGSGLAMIRIPRFGRKYHFVVIEGVARADLRKGPGHYPGSAMPGQIGNFVVSGHRTTYSAPFNRLGELRAGDEILIDTRDRQYVYKVTGREIVKPSAVEVTAPVPFHPKKRPTEKRITLTTCHPKYSAAQRMIIFGELSAELPRAAAPNGK; this is translated from the coding sequence GTGCGGGTGATCATCCGTGGCATGGGCGAGCTGTGCATCACCGCCGGTCTGGTCCTGATGCTGTTCGTCATGTACGAACTGTGGGGGACGGGCCAGTACACGCGCGCCCAGCAGGACCGCCTCGGCCGCGAGCTGGCGAAGACGTGGACGTCGTCGGCGGTGACCACCGAGAAGGTCAGGCTCGGCTCGGGCCTCGCGATGATCCGCATCCCCCGGTTCGGACGCAAATACCACTTCGTCGTCATCGAGGGCGTCGCCCGCGCCGACCTGCGCAAGGGCCCCGGCCACTACCCCGGCAGCGCGATGCCCGGCCAGATCGGCAACTTCGTCGTCTCCGGCCACCGGACGACCTACTCCGCGCCGTTCAACCGGCTCGGCGAGCTGCGCGCCGGGGACGAGATCCTCATCGACACCCGGGACCGGCAGTACGTCTACAAGGTCACCGGACGCGAGATCGTCAAGCCGTCCGCCGTCGAGGTGACCGCGCCCGTCCCCTTCCACCCGAAGAAGCGGCCGACCGAAAAGCGGATCACGCTCACCACCTGTCACCCGAAGTACTCCGCCGCGCAACGGATGATCATCTTTGGGGAGCTGTCCGCCGAGCTGCCCCGCGCCGCCGCACCGAACGGAAAGTAG
- a CDS encoding anthranilate synthase component II, translating into MRVLVVDNHDSFVFNLVQYLRELGADCVVKDRSDVTVRDAASVAGVLLSPGPGHPADTEVCLDLVEDAGHRGVPLLGVCLGHQVIAHVHGATVSRAPEVVHGYASPIAHDGAGVFRGLPDPFPATRYHSLAVEPATVPGDVLRITARTPDGIVMGLRHRTLPVEGVQFHPESVLSADGHLLLSNWLEMCTSLV; encoded by the coding sequence GTGCGCGTCCTCGTCGTGGACAACCACGACAGCTTCGTGTTCAACCTCGTCCAGTACCTGCGGGAACTGGGCGCCGACTGCGTCGTGAAGGACCGCTCGGACGTCACCGTCCGGGACGCCGCGTCCGTCGCGGGCGTGCTGCTGAGCCCCGGCCCCGGGCACCCCGCCGACACGGAGGTGTGCCTCGATCTCGTCGAGGACGCCGGGCACCGCGGAGTGCCCCTCCTCGGCGTCTGCCTCGGCCACCAGGTGATCGCGCACGTGCACGGCGCGACGGTGTCGCGGGCGCCGGAGGTCGTCCACGGGTACGCGAGCCCGATCGCGCACGACGGCGCCGGCGTGTTCCGCGGCCTGCCCGACCCGTTCCCCGCGACCCGCTACCACTCGCTCGCCGTCGAGCCCGCCACCGTGCCCGGGGACGTCCTGCGGATCACCGCGCGGACGCCGGACGGGATCGTCATGGGCCTGCGGCACCGGACGCTGCCCGTCGAGGGCGTCCAGTTCCACCCCGAGTCGGTGCTGTCCGCCGACGGGCACCTGCTCCTCTCGAACTGGCTTGAGATGTGCACGTCCCTCGTATGA
- the pknB gene encoding Stk1 family PASTA domain-containing Ser/Thr kinase, with product MSQPRLLGGRYELDTVIGRGGMAEVYRARDLRLDRVVAVKTLRSDLARDPTFQARFRREAQSAASLNHPSVIAVYDTGEDMIGETSIPYIVMEYVDGSTLRDLLRENRALLPDKALEITDGILRALDYSHRGGIVHRDIKPANVMLTRAHEVKVMDFGIARAMSDSAATMTQTAQVIGTAQYLSPEQARGERVDARSDIYSTGCVLYELLTGKPPFTGDSPVAIAYQHVREEPVPPSQVDPEIPQWADAIVLKAMAKDPAHRYQNATEFRQEIQRVLQGQPVASTAASTMLMGSQPGGTQVMGGYPQGGPARTQVQRPVGNGYDLPPVHYDEDGPDRGGGGKKAAIWIALAVLFIGGAAVIGFMMSGGGGDGTEKVPIPQSIVDVPQTQAKAQLTKLGLKVGDPKTDYNDDIRRGNVITSDPRPGSEVEEGGTVTLTVSRGKRPPAEVEVPDVAGKPYTVAKNLLEAKGFNVEKKVETSDSVPRLSVIRTDPSGGEKAPKNSNVVVYVSNGPSTLKVPNLTNSSQRAACARLEGLGLRCKVERGTPPADRPVAVGFVYDQSPGPDATVAPGDIVTIFVAQKPSPTPTLPTSPSTPTLPGFPGGDDG from the coding sequence ATGAGTCAACCTCGGCTGCTCGGCGGCCGCTACGAGCTCGACACGGTGATCGGGCGGGGCGGCATGGCCGAGGTCTACCGTGCCCGAGACCTGCGTCTGGATCGCGTGGTCGCGGTCAAGACGCTGCGCTCCGACCTGGCCCGTGACCCCACGTTCCAGGCCCGGTTCCGGCGCGAGGCGCAGTCCGCCGCGTCGCTGAACCACCCCTCGGTCATCGCCGTGTACGACACCGGCGAGGACATGATCGGCGAGACGTCCATCCCCTACATCGTCATGGAGTACGTGGACGGCAGCACGCTGCGCGACCTGCTGAGGGAGAACCGCGCGCTGCTGCCCGACAAGGCCCTGGAGATCACCGACGGGATCCTGCGGGCGCTGGACTACAGCCACCGCGGCGGGATCGTGCACCGCGACATCAAGCCGGCCAACGTGATGCTCACCCGGGCGCACGAGGTCAAGGTCATGGACTTCGGCATCGCCCGCGCCATGTCCGACTCGGCGGCGACGATGACGCAGACCGCCCAGGTGATCGGCACCGCGCAGTACCTGTCGCCGGAGCAGGCGCGCGGCGAGCGGGTGGACGCCCGCAGCGACATCTACTCCACCGGCTGCGTGCTGTACGAACTGCTCACCGGCAAGCCGCCGTTCACCGGCGACTCCCCGGTCGCCATCGCCTACCAGCACGTGCGCGAGGAGCCGGTGCCACCCTCCCAGGTGGACCCGGAGATCCCGCAATGGGCCGACGCGATCGTGCTGAAGGCCATGGCCAAGGACCCGGCGCACCGCTACCAGAACGCGACGGAGTTCCGGCAGGAGATCCAGCGCGTCCTGCAGGGGCAGCCGGTGGCCTCGACCGCCGCGTCCACGATGCTGATGGGCTCGCAGCCGGGCGGCACCCAGGTGATGGGCGGCTACCCGCAGGGCGGTCCCGCCCGCACGCAGGTGCAGCGCCCGGTCGGCAACGGGTACGACCTGCCGCCCGTCCACTATGACGAGGACGGTCCCGACCGGGGCGGCGGCGGGAAGAAGGCCGCGATCTGGATCGCGCTCGCCGTGCTGTTCATCGGCGGCGCCGCCGTGATCGGGTTCATGATGTCGGGCGGCGGCGGCGACGGCACCGAGAAGGTCCCGATCCCGCAGAGCATCGTGGACGTCCCGCAGACGCAGGCGAAGGCGCAGCTCACCAAGCTCGGCCTGAAGGTCGGCGACCCGAAGACCGACTACAACGACGACATCCGGCGCGGCAACGTGATCACCTCCGACCCGAGGCCCGGCAGCGAGGTCGAGGAGGGCGGGACGGTGACGCTGACGGTCTCCAGGGGCAAGCGCCCGCCCGCGGAGGTCGAGGTCCCGGACGTGGCGGGCAAGCCGTACACGGTCGCGAAGAACCTGCTGGAGGCCAAGGGCTTCAACGTCGAGAAGAAGGTCGAGACGAGCGACTCCGTCCCGCGGCTCAGTGTCATCCGCACCGATCCGTCGGGTGGCGAGAAGGCGCCCAAGAACTCCAACGTCGTCGTGTACGTGTCGAACGGGCCGAGCACCCTGAAGGTGCCGAACCTGACCAACAGCAGCCAGCGCGCGGCCTGCGCGAGGCTTGAGGGTCTCGGGCTGAGGTGCAAGGTGGAGCGGGGCACGCCGCCGGCGGACCGCCCGGTCGCGGTCGGCTTCGTGTACGACCAGTCGCCGGGCCCGGACGCGACGGTGGCGCCGGGCGACATCGTCACGATCTTCGTGGCGCAGAAGCCGTCTCCGACGCCGACGCTGCCGACCAGCCCGTCGACGCCCACGCTCCCCGGCTTCCCGGGTGGCGACGACGGCTGA
- a CDS encoding serine/threonine-protein kinase, producing the protein MSAGLVLDHRYRLLERLATGGMGEVWRASDSSAGRQVAVKLLRPEFGSDESARRRFGSEADLAAGLQHRGIAQVFDFGEQDGRMYLVMELVPGEALDAILARGGLPLEAVLDLMVQAGRALTVAHEAGIVHRDVKPANLMVSPDGMLKITDFGIARRLASASQTATGMVMGTAHYISPEQASGQPISPAADVYSLGVVAYECLTGAPPFGGRTPVEIALKHVKDAPPELPARVPAAARELISRMLAKAPEDRPADANAVADRALEIRARLRTGRPARSAHGPGIAASADAVEGPVAGPAAGASAWASASAAAGNAVAGAGVTRPAGGQTVRKQGRSSELSGFDVRSGPDNLTRGTGQRRSALAYASVAAGLLVAGVLAASLWKGFAFAGPGGKRDPAPVPATGPAGGEVEEEPAVLRGTPSVRKMPRPAPAVPRRHGTRSIRPSTPGTGRASTTQKPTRKPSRATPSAPGPTPRTMASTTTPSTPSPDPSPTHNGELGSEDKV; encoded by the coding sequence GTGAGCGCGGGCCTCGTCCTGGACCACCGGTACCGGCTGCTCGAGCGGCTGGCGACCGGGGGGATGGGCGAGGTCTGGCGCGCGTCCGACTCCTCCGCCGGGCGCCAGGTCGCGGTGAAGCTGCTGCGGCCGGAGTTCGGGTCGGACGAGTCGGCGCGGCGCCGGTTCGGGTCGGAGGCCGACCTCGCGGCCGGTCTCCAGCATCGCGGCATCGCCCAGGTGTTCGATTTCGGCGAGCAGGACGGCCGGATGTACCTGGTGATGGAGCTGGTGCCGGGCGAGGCGCTCGACGCGATCCTCGCGCGCGGCGGGCTGCCGCTGGAGGCCGTCCTGGACCTGATGGTGCAGGCGGGACGGGCGCTGACGGTGGCGCACGAGGCCGGGATCGTGCACCGGGACGTGAAGCCGGCGAACCTGATGGTGTCACCGGACGGCATGCTGAAGATCACCGACTTCGGGATCGCGCGGCGGCTGGCGTCGGCGTCGCAGACGGCGACCGGCATGGTGATGGGGACGGCGCACTACATCTCGCCCGAGCAGGCGTCGGGGCAGCCGATCAGCCCGGCCGCGGACGTGTACTCGCTGGGCGTGGTGGCCTACGAGTGCCTGACCGGCGCGCCGCCGTTCGGCGGCCGGACGCCGGTGGAGATCGCGCTGAAGCATGTGAAGGACGCGCCGCCGGAGCTGCCCGCGCGGGTGCCGGCGGCGGCGCGGGAGCTGATCTCGCGGATGCTGGCCAAGGCGCCGGAGGACCGTCCGGCGGACGCGAACGCGGTGGCGGACCGGGCGCTGGAGATCCGCGCCCGGCTGAGAACCGGACGGCCGGCGCGGTCCGCGCACGGACCCGGGATCGCCGCCTCGGCGGACGCCGTCGAGGGCCCGGTGGCGGGCCCGGCCGCGGGCGCTTCGGCGTGGGCTTCGGCGAGTGCCGCTGCGGGTAACGCGGTGGCGGGTGCGGGCGTGACCCGCCCGGCTGGGGGACAGACCGTCCGGAAGCAGGGGCGATCGTCCGAATTGTCGGGATTTGACGTCAGGTCTGGGCCGGATAATCTCACCAGGGGGACCGGGCAACGGCGCTCGGCCCTGGCGTACGCCTCGGTCGCGGCGGGACTGCTGGTCGCCGGCGTCCTGGCCGCGTCCCTGTGGAAGGGTTTCGCCTTCGCCGGTCCCGGCGGCAAGCGCGATCCCGCACCGGTCCCCGCCACGGGCCCGGCCGGCGGCGAGGTCGAGGAGGAGCCCGCCGTCCTGCGGGGCACGCCGTCGGTTCGAAAGATGCCGCGTCCGGCACCGGCCGTCCCGCGGCGGCACGGGACGCGTAGTATCCGTCCGTCAACACCCGGGACGGGCCGCGCGTCCACTACACAGAAGCCAACGAGGAAACCGTCCCGGGCGACTCCCAGCGCCCCAGGCCCCACACCGAGAACGATGGCGAGCACCACGACTCCGTCAACTCCGAGCCCGGATCCCTCACCCACGCATAACGGGGAGCTAGGTTCGGAGGACAAGGTGTAG
- a CDS encoding peptidoglycan D,D-transpeptidase FtsI family protein: MNMDKPIRRVAIFGLLLFFGLMAQVNYVQGSQAEDLRTDPNNSRQYSDLFNSPRGTISAGGVVLVTSQETGKDNPKYGRSYKDGPIFAPVTGYFNGNATQVERAYNSLLGGKDKRITQQRWFDTFIGKKAEGANLELSINTEAQRVAYQRLRAQTQEGRRGGAVVMDIKTGAIQVAASWPSFDPNEVAPQAGEKGAKRLQELDGARGVLKPLVDNALSQTFPPGSSFKAVTSAVGMERLNLSSSTTVNTGQLILPESGRPLPNSHDSGSCAGQAPLKGAFAESCNTSFAKMALDLGIQQLHQGAEKFGFGKRVTLEPDMYAAKSDVPLTTQDASGKTIPTGGDATARSGIGQQDVRATPLQMAMVAAAIANKGKIMNPYVVQKVRAKDQSELYNASPKQYAQAMSADHAAQLADMMRAVVSEGTAKNLQGRNIAGKTGTAEQGAPIPNSRWFVGFGPVENPRYAFAVITEGPGDGATNAGPVAADIMAAVLRK; encoded by the coding sequence ATGAACATGGACAAGCCGATCCGGCGGGTGGCGATCTTCGGATTGCTGCTGTTCTTCGGATTGATGGCGCAGGTGAACTACGTCCAGGGAAGCCAGGCCGAGGACCTGCGGACGGACCCGAACAACAGCCGGCAGTACTCGGACCTGTTCAACTCGCCGCGCGGGACGATCTCGGCGGGCGGCGTGGTGCTGGTGACGTCGCAGGAGACCGGCAAGGACAACCCGAAGTACGGCCGCTCGTACAAGGACGGCCCGATCTTCGCCCCGGTGACGGGGTACTTCAACGGCAACGCCACGCAGGTGGAGCGGGCCTACAACTCGCTGCTCGGCGGCAAGGACAAGCGGATCACGCAGCAGCGCTGGTTCGACACGTTCATCGGCAAGAAGGCCGAGGGCGCGAACCTCGAGCTGTCGATCAACACGGAGGCGCAGCGGGTCGCCTACCAGCGGCTGCGGGCGCAGACGCAGGAGGGCCGCCGCGGCGGCGCCGTGGTGATGGACATCAAGACCGGCGCGATCCAGGTCGCGGCGTCGTGGCCGTCGTTCGACCCGAACGAGGTGGCGCCGCAGGCGGGCGAGAAGGGCGCGAAGCGGCTGCAGGAGCTGGACGGCGCGAGGGGCGTCCTCAAGCCGCTGGTGGACAACGCGCTGAGCCAGACGTTCCCGCCGGGCTCGTCCTTCAAGGCGGTGACGTCGGCGGTGGGGATGGAGAGGCTCAACCTCAGCAGTTCGACCACCGTGAACACCGGCCAGCTGATCCTGCCGGAGTCGGGGAGGCCGCTGCCGAACTCGCACGACAGCGGCAGCTGCGCGGGGCAGGCGCCGCTGAAGGGCGCGTTCGCCGAGTCCTGCAACACCTCGTTCGCGAAGATGGCGCTCGACCTCGGGATCCAGCAGCTGCACCAGGGCGCGGAGAAGTTCGGGTTCGGCAAGAGGGTCACGCTGGAGCCGGACATGTACGCCGCCAAGAGCGACGTGCCGCTGACCACGCAGGACGCGAGCGGCAAGACGATCCCGACCGGCGGTGACGCGACGGCGCGTTCCGGGATCGGCCAGCAGGACGTGCGGGCCACGCCGCTCCAGATGGCGATGGTCGCCGCGGCGATCGCGAACAAGGGCAAGATCATGAACCCGTACGTGGTGCAGAAGGTGCGGGCGAAGGACCAGAGCGAGCTGTACAACGCCTCGCCGAAGCAGTACGCGCAGGCCATGTCGGCCGACCACGCCGCGCAGCTCGCGGACATGATGCGCGCGGTGGTCTCCGAGGGCACCGCGAAGAACCTCCAGGGCCGCAACATCGCGGGCAAGACCGGTACCGCCGAGCAGGGGGCGCCGATCCCGAACTCCCGCTGGTTCGTCGGGTTCGGCCCGGTGGAGAACCCGCGGTACGCGTTCGCGGTCATCACCGAGGGCCCCGGCGACGGCGCGACCAACGCCGGCCCCGTGGCGGCGGACATCATGGCGGCGGTGCTGAGGAAGTGA